Proteins encoded together in one Psilocybe cubensis strain MGC-MH-2018 chromosome 8, whole genome shotgun sequence window:
- a CDS encoding N-ethylmaleimide reductase, producing the protein MSSQNIFKPIQVGSAQLRNRIGMSALTRNRAEATYPTELMKEYYEQRAIGGAGIIVTEGILICRQGTPWPNAPGLWDDKHVTGWKAVTDAVHGAGGKIYAQLWHAGRLSHPDTPEQKLAGEPVYAPSAIAAKSHVRFRQIPGEPGTVTPTAVDDPRILIDKYRHAAINAKRAGFDGVELMASSGVLPHQFLDYNSNQRTDEWGGSIENRSRFGISVLKTLKEVYGSDVGLKLNPGAGINDLGMPLQDTLDTFSYFITEADKLNLAYIALVRYNAVHDALVNGTARGTDHDVLESYRSYIKNSKLFLNSEVTPDEAEELISAGKIDGTFIGLRWATHPDLVKRIEQGIPLNNPPKMQLLQATASKEDYASGYTDYPTAAAAA; encoded by the exons ATGTCCAGCCAGAATATTTTCAAACCGATTCAAGTAGGAAGTGCTCAGTTGAGAAACCGGATCGGAATGTCTGCTCTTACGAGGAACCGTGCCGAAGCGACATATCCTACCGAACTTATGAAGGAATACTACGAGCAACGCGCTATTGGCGGCGCAGGCATCATAGTCACAGAGGGCATCCTCATATGTCGTCAAGG GACACCGTGGCCAAACGCTCCCGGACTCTGGGATGATAAACATGTTACCGGTTGGAAAGCCGTGACTGATGCCGTTCACGGGGCAGGTGGAAAGATTTATGCGCAG CTTTGGCATG CGGGACGGCTTTCCCATCCTGATACGCCAGAACAGAAACTCGCTGGCGAG CCTGTATACGCGCCATCTGCAATTGCTGCTAAAAGCCACGTTAGATTCCGCCAAATACCTGGAGAACCTGGGACAGTTACA CCCACAGCTGTTGACGATCCTCGGATATTGATTGACAAATACCGCCATGCTGCGATCAACGCCAAAAGGGCTGGCTTCGACGGGGTTGAAT TGATGGCATCTAGCGGTGTTCTTCCACATCAATTCCTCGACTATAACAGCAACCAGCGTACTGACGAATGGGGAGGTAGCATTGAAAATCGCTCAAGATTCGGCATCTCGGTGCTAAAGACTTTGAAGGAGGTCTATGGTTCAGATGTCGGCCTGAAGCTTAATCCTGGTGCAGGAATTAATGATCTCGG GATGCCTCTGCAAGACACACTTGACACCTTCTCTTATTTTATAACTGAAGCTGACAAGCTGAATCTTGCATACATTGCCCTCGTACGGTACAATGCAGTGCATGACGCACTTGTGAACG GGACAGCTCGAGGAACTGATCATGACGTACTCGAATCCTATCGTTCTTATATCAAGAACTCAAAGCTATTTCTCAACTCAGAGGTCACACCAGATGAAGCAGAGGAACTCATCTCGGCCGGAAAAATCGATGGAACTTTCATAGGACTAAGGTGGGCCACCCACCCAGATCTCGTGAAGCGTATAGAACAGGGTATTCCACTGAATAACCCTCCAAAAATGCAATTACTCCAAGCCACTGCGAGCAAAGAAGATTATGCCAGTGGATATACGGACTACCCCACCGCCGCGGCCGCTGCGTAG
- a CDS encoding Efflux pump radE has translation MDSDESEKKEIFSTSVTVVPGSNPSTNVPTRASSLTHADLDCEAGKGPTEFSAATVDEKASEDEDWESDPINPRNWAPFKKWSAMAIVSLYTFIPPLASSMMSPGLPEVAERFNIQNPTIVALTLTIFLLSFAIGPLFLAPLSEMYGRTWILHIGNLFNIAFNLGCAFAPTTGALIGFRFLSGFSGSAPIAVGGGSVSDLFDARDRAKAMAMYNLGPLLGPAIGPVAGGFITQTIGVKWVFIVIAILSGVGSAIAIPFLRETYAPIIRYRRAMRDGDDEKAARAHPALIEAQGSLHKIIWVSVTRPLEMLFRSFICFVLSLYMAFNYGIYYLMFSTFPALFSDTYGFGAGVGGLAYLGLGFGFVLSTLAGARWGDSLYKYLAKKNDGKPKPEMRIPFMLLGSILAPIGLFWYGWSAEAGVHWIMPIIGTAIFSFGDLPITLYLVDSFKYAASALAAAAVFRSMLGFAFPLFGKQMYDALGKGGGNSMLAGVAIVLGIPFPIWIYYKGEEMRARNPLTK, from the exons ATGGACAGTGACGAATCggaaaagaaggaaatcTTCTCCACCAGTGTCACCGTCGTCCCTGGGTCCAACCCATCTACAAACGTCCCAACGAGAGCGTCTTCATTGACTCACGCAGACCTCGACTGTGAGGCAGGAAAGGGACCAACCGAGTTCAGTGCAGCTACTGTCGATGAAAAGGCCTCAGAAGATGAGGATTGGGAAAGCGATCCGATTAACCCGAGAAATTGGGCACCTTTCAAAAAGTGGTCGGCGATGGCCATT GTCTCCCTGTATACGTTTATACCTCCTCTTGCAAGTTCCATGATGTCCCCAGGTCTTCCCGAAGTCGCAGAACGATTCAACATTCAGAATCCGACTATCGTGGCATTAACTTTGACcattttccttctttcctttgcGATCGGT CCTCTATTTTTGGCGCCTCTATCGGAAATGTATGGACGGACATGG ATTTTACACATTGGCAACCTGTTCAATATCGCATTCAACCTTGGCTGTGCCTTTGCACCGACCACAGGTGCACTGATAGGGTTCCGATTTCTTT CAGGATTTTCTGGCAGTGCACCTATTGCAGTGGGGGGCGGATCAGTCAGCGACCTCTTCGACGCACGGGATCGAGCCAAAGCCATGGCAATGTATAATCTGGGTCCCCTGCTAG GACCTGCCATTGGTCCCGTTGCGGGAGGCTTCATAACTCAAACTATAGGCGTTAAGTGGGTTTTCATCGTGATTGCAA TTTTAAGTGGAGTCGGTAGTGCTATTGCTATCCCCTTTCTACGAGAAACATACGCTCCAATCATACGTTACCGACGAGCCATGCGCGATGGTGACGACGAAAAGGCGGCCAGAGCTCATCCTGCTCTCATTGAAGCTCAAGGAAGCTTACACAAGATTATATGGGTCAGCGTGACTCGCCCTCTGGAAATGCTGTTTAGAAGCTTCATTTGTTTTGTGTTGAGTTTATACATGGCGTT CAACTACG GCATCTACTACCTCATGTTTTCCACCTTCCCAG CTCTTTTCAGCGATACGTATGGTTTCGGGGCTGGCGTCGGAGGCCTCGCATATCTCGGGTTAGGCTTCGGGTTTGTGCTGTCGACCCTAGCAGGCGCGAGATGGGGCGATTCACTCTACAAATAT CTTGCAAAGAAAAACGACGGAAAGCCTAAACCAGAGATGCGCATCCCCTTCATGCTTCTGGGGTCAATCTTGGCCCCAATTGGTCTGTT CTGGTACGGATGGTCTGCTGAGGCTGGTGTCCATTGGATCATGCCCATCATCGGGACGGCTATTTTCTCATTTGGTGA CCTACCTATCACTTTATACCTCGTGGACTCTTTCAAGTACGCAGCAAGCGCATTGGCGGCGGCCGCG GTTTTCCGATCCATGCTTGGATTTGCATTTCCGTTATTTGGCAAACAGATGTACGATGCGTTAGgcaaaggaggaggaaattCT ATGCTAGCAGGCGTGGCTATAGTACTGGGGATACCATTTCCAATATGGATTTACTATAAAGGAGAAGAGATGAGGGCCAGAAATCCGTTGACGAAATAG